The following proteins are co-located in the Chlorogloeopsis sp. ULAP01 genome:
- the ectB gene encoding diaminobutyrate--2-oxoglutarate transaminase, with amino-acid sequence MNIFEKCESNVRSYCRNFPDIFHRAKGSIIYSDSGKEYIDFFAGAGALNYGHNHDYIKQKVISYLDADGIAHALDMYTSAKEKFLSKFNEVILSTQKLDYRIQFCGPTGTNAVEAALKLARKVKQRSGIFSFMGAYHGMTLGSLSISGNIGIRSGANGTSSNVTFMPYPYGFMASFDTIEYIETVLNDVNSGIEKPAAIIFETVQAEGGVVVAPVEWMQRLRKLCNEHDILLICDDIQVGCGRTGSFFSFERADIVPDIVVLSKSISGYGFPMSLLLIKPELDTWEPGEHNGTFRGNQLAFIGATAALEYREGSNLEQDVKTKEIFLKNFLTQEIASISENITIRGIGMIWGIDVKNFGGNVFAKKVTKRCFELGLIIELAGRNDTVIKILPPLVIDVATLERGCSIIKQAFHDCI; translated from the coding sequence ATGAATATATTTGAAAAGTGTGAATCAAACGTTAGAAGCTATTGTCGTAATTTTCCTGATATATTTCATCGAGCTAAAGGTTCGATAATTTATTCTGACTCTGGTAAAGAGTATATTGATTTTTTTGCTGGAGCAGGTGCTTTAAATTATGGGCATAACCATGATTATATCAAGCAAAAAGTTATCTCATATTTAGATGCCGATGGCATTGCCCATGCTTTGGATATGTATACTTCGGCTAAAGAAAAGTTTTTATCCAAGTTTAATGAGGTAATTTTAAGTACCCAAAAACTAGATTATCGCATTCAGTTTTGCGGCCCAACAGGAACAAATGCTGTCGAAGCAGCTTTAAAGTTAGCCAGAAAAGTCAAGCAAAGATCGGGCATATTTTCCTTTATGGGAGCATATCATGGCATGACTTTGGGTAGCTTATCCATTAGCGGCAATATTGGAATTCGCTCTGGGGCAAATGGTACATCAAGTAATGTAACTTTTATGCCTTATCCCTATGGATTTATGGCAAGTTTTGACACTATAGAATATATAGAAACAGTCTTAAATGATGTTAATTCGGGAATAGAAAAACCAGCAGCAATTATTTTTGAAACAGTACAAGCTGAAGGTGGGGTTGTTGTAGCTCCTGTTGAATGGATGCAACGACTTAGAAAGTTATGCAATGAGCATGATATTTTATTAATTTGTGATGATATTCAAGTAGGCTGCGGTCGAACTGGATCTTTCTTCTCTTTTGAAAGAGCAGATATTGTTCCTGATATAGTAGTACTCTCTAAATCTATTAGCGGGTATGGGTTTCCGATGTCATTATTATTAATTAAACCAGAGTTAGATACATGGGAACCGGGCGAACATAATGGTACTTTTAGAGGTAATCAATTAGCATTTATTGGAGCAACTGCTGCTCTAGAGTATAGAGAAGGTAGCAATCTTGAACAGGATGTAAAAACTAAAGAAATTTTCTTGAAAAATTTCCTAACTCAAGAAATAGCATCAATTAGTGAGAACATTACCATCCGAGGAATTGGCATGATTTGGGGAATTGATGTGAAAAATTTTGGTGGTAATGTTTTTGCTAAAAAAGTAACTAAGCGTTGTTTTGAATTAGGGTTAATAATTGAATTAGCTGGTAGAAATGATACTGTAATTAAAATACTGCCACCATTGGTAATTGATGTAGCTACCTTGGAAAGAGGTTGTTCAATTATTAAACAAGCTTTTCATGACTGTATATAA
- a CDS encoding cupin-like domain-containing protein yields MIVVNEIERRYKLISQEFKSNYVDCGKPVIISGAIKKWHGFDTWSLEYFKNLSPNLNIYAKKFSQTQEIKLCSLTMEKYVELIQAYEQNKQINDLPPYCHDLPLFSLIPALIEDAQPFPLDYLPKWYWYKWWRYCQFFIGASDSLTPLHFDCLLTNNIFFQISGRKQFTILLSEDAKYCYRQGWRWFLVNPELPDFHKYPDYKNARPIKFIVNPGDILYMPPGTLHHVRSLDPSISFNIDWHTPKSSLNALAAIAKGMPVQNLYYNFLLTMGLVLKISPQIIFKFYKSYLNYVS; encoded by the coding sequence ATGATTGTCGTCAATGAAATCGAGCGCAGATACAAGCTGATAAGTCAGGAATTTAAGTCAAACTATGTTGATTGCGGTAAACCAGTGATTATATCGGGAGCAATTAAAAAGTGGCATGGCTTTGATACATGGTCTTTAGAATACTTCAAAAACTTATCTCCCAATTTAAATATTTATGCCAAAAAATTTAGTCAAACTCAGGAAATTAAATTATGTAGTTTGACAATGGAAAAATATGTTGAATTAATTCAAGCCTACGAACAAAACAAGCAAATCAACGATTTACCACCCTATTGTCATGACTTGCCCCTATTTAGCTTAATACCTGCACTTATAGAAGATGCTCAACCATTTCCTTTAGATTACTTACCCAAATGGTATTGGTACAAATGGTGGCGTTACTGTCAATTTTTTATTGGTGCTTCTGATAGTCTCACTCCACTACATTTTGATTGTCTGCTGACTAACAATATTTTTTTTCAAATTTCTGGGCGTAAACAATTTACTATATTACTTTCTGAAGATGCCAAATATTGTTATCGTCAAGGCTGGCGATGGTTTCTGGTTAATCCAGAGCTTCCAGATTTCCATAAATATCCTGACTACAAAAATGCCAGACCGATTAAATTTATTGTCAATCCTGGAGATATTTTATATATGCCTCCCGGAACGCTACATCATGTGAGAAGTTTAGACCCGTCGATTTCATTTAATATCGATTGGCATACTCCAAAAAGTTCGCTGAATGCTTTAGCCGCGATCGCAAAAGGTATGCCAGTGCAAAACTTATATTATAACTTTTTACTAACTATGGGTTTAGTATTAAAAATTTCGCCACAGATAATTTTTAAATTTTATAAATCCTATCTTAATTATGTTTCATGA